The proteins below are encoded in one region of Acetoanaerobium noterae:
- a CDS encoding dTMP kinase codes for MGRLFVVESGSDASGKATQTELLYNKLKMDGYNVRKIEFPNYKSESSALVKMYLRGDFGSKPEDVNPYITSTFYAVDRYASFKTSWEEFYNNGGIIIADRYTTSNMVHQAAKYDDYSEKDKFLQWLDEYEFDFYGLPRPTKVFFLNMPVEFSFKLMKNRKNKITGNVKKDIHEANKGYLEKSYENALYVAKKYGWENIDCTSNDKLRQIKDIHEEIYSLILKSLKSSEDGD; via the coding sequence ATGGGCAGATTATTTGTGGTTGAATCAGGTTCTGATGCTAGCGGTAAGGCTACGCAGACTGAGCTTTTATATAATAAACTGAAGATGGATGGATATAATGTAAGAAAAATAGAATTTCCAAATTATAAAAGTGAATCCTCGGCTTTAGTGAAGATGTATTTAAGAGGAGATTTTGGCTCAAAGCCAGAGGATGTGAATCCCTATATAACTTCTACTTTTTATGCTGTAGATAGATATGCTTCCTTTAAAACCTCGTGGGAAGAATTTTATAATAATGGTGGAATAATAATTGCAGATAGATATACTACCTCTAACATGGTTCATCAAGCGGCAAAATACGATGATTATAGCGAGAAAGATAAGTTCTTGCAGTGGCTTGATGAGTATGAGTTCGACTTTTATGGACTTCCAAGACCTACAAAGGTATTTTTTCTAAATATGCCTGTAGAATTTTCGTTTAAGCTTATGAAAAATAGAAAAAATAAAATTACAGGCAATGTCAAAAAGGATATTCATGAAGCAAATAAGGGTTATTTAGAAAAATCTTATGAAAATGCTCTTTATGTGGCAAAAAAATACGGCTGGGAAAATATTGACTGCACAAGTAATGATAAGCTACGCCAAATTAAAGATATTCACGAGGAAATATACAGCTTGATTCTTAAGAGCCTGAAGTCTAGTGAGGATGGAGATTAA